The following are encoded in a window of Trichocoleus sp. genomic DNA:
- a CDS encoding DUF3593 domain-containing protein: MTPEALFALSLFPYLGFLWFLTRSRQAPRLSLIGFYMTLVFVGVTIPAGIYAKVAYGEALANVDWLHGGAESFLTLANVLVVLGFQQAIWQKDAAGKEKA; this comes from the coding sequence ATGACTCCAGAAGCTCTGTTTGCCCTTTCCCTCTTTCCTTACCTTGGATTTCTCTGGTTTCTGACTCGATCGCGCCAAGCACCCCGGCTCTCACTCATTGGGTTCTATATGACTCTGGTGTTTGTGGGGGTAACAATCCCGGCAGGAATTTATGCAAAGGTGGCTTATGGAGAAGCCTTAGCAAATGTGGATTGGCTGCATGGTGGGGCTGAGTCTTTCTTGACCCTGGCAAATGTGCTGGTTGTATTAGGGTTTCAGCAAGCAATCTGGCAGAAAGATGCAGCAGGTAAAGAAAAAGCGTAA
- a CDS encoding DUF2499 domain-containing protein — protein sequence MQALSIPTWMIHVSSVIEWIAAIWLIWRYSEVSQNPAWRALSFGMLPALISAMCACTWHFFDNDLSLEWLVTLQAATTLIGNITLCAAGWWIWRSAQGQG from the coding sequence ATGCAAGCCCTTTCCATTCCCACCTGGATGATCCACGTTTCTAGTGTCATTGAGTGGATCGCTGCCATTTGGCTGATCTGGAGATATAGCGAAGTGAGCCAGAATCCAGCTTGGCGTGCCTTGTCGTTTGGGATGCTTCCCGCATTGATTAGCGCGATGTGCGCTTGTACCTGGCATTTTTTTGATAATGATTTGAGCTTAGAGTGGCTCGTTACCCTTCAAGCTGCCACAACACTGATTGGCAACATCACGCTTTGTGCAGCAGGCTGGTGGATCTGGCGATCGGCACAGGGGCAGGGATAA
- a CDS encoding helix-turn-helix domain-containing protein, whose translation MSPKARLEPYLSLEDLKNQYKQAKDRVEARRWHLLMLVAQSRTIKQAAELVGLNYDYAKSIIRRYNLEGPASVRNRMKERQPPTPRSLLTPEQQQELQQALKGAPPEGGNWSGPKVARWIANKTGRDRVWAQRGWEYMQRFGATAQIKRSS comes from the coding sequence ATGTCCCCTAAAGCCCGTCTAGAACCCTATCTAAGCCTCGAAGACCTGAAGAACCAATATAAGCAAGCGAAAGATCGAGTTGAAGCTCGTCGATGGCATTTGTTAATGCTGGTTGCTCAAAGTCGAACAATTAAGCAGGCAGCGGAATTGGTAGGCTTGAATTATGACTATGCAAAGAGCATCATCCGCCGCTATAACCTTGAAGGTCCGGCTTCTGTTCGCAATCGGATGAAAGAAAGACAACCCCCCACGCCTCGATCGCTTCTCACTCCTGAACAGCAGCAGGAACTCCAGCAAGCGCTCAAGGGTGCACCTCCAGAAGGTGGCAATTGGTCAGGTCCGAAGGTTGCCCGTTGGATTGCCAACAAAACAGGGCGCGATCGAGTGTGGGCACAGCGAGGCTGGGAATATATGCAGCGGTTTGGTGCAACTGCTCAAATAAAGCGGTCTTCGTAG
- the csaB gene encoding polysaccharide pyruvyl transferase CsaB: protein MRAVLCGYYGMGNGGDEALLATLLQMMPAHVQPIVLSGNPSETRSRYNVETCHRKSAWAVVQALRRSDAFIWGGGSLMQDSTSVLNPIYYGGLMALAQQMGLRTIGWAQGVGPLKRPFSQWLAHHTFAGCSAVSVRDAKSAMLLSNWQIPLMMAPDPVWALEASPVPGLWDLPAPRVAVALRSHPHLTSERLQTLTQALIDFQKATQTCILLIPFQPVQDLAIAEAIQPQLPGFSRILTLTDPQQLKGLFQGVEMTIAMRLHALIMAASAESRCYAISYDPKVSQLMSELEMPGWTLNEIPADAHRITHAWLEHYANGDALSKTQIQGIVDRALLHQEVLQTALH from the coding sequence ATGCGAGCAGTTCTGTGTGGCTATTACGGCATGGGCAATGGCGGTGATGAAGCATTGCTGGCAACGTTGCTACAAATGATGCCTGCTCATGTACAGCCGATCGTCCTGTCAGGCAACCCCTCAGAAACCCGCAGCCGCTACAACGTCGAGACGTGTCATCGCAAATCAGCTTGGGCAGTGGTTCAGGCATTGAGGCGATCGGATGCGTTCATTTGGGGTGGTGGCAGTCTGATGCAAGACAGTACCAGTGTGCTAAATCCGATTTATTACGGTGGATTGATGGCACTGGCGCAGCAAATGGGGTTGCGGACGATCGGCTGGGCACAGGGTGTTGGACCATTAAAGCGTCCTTTTAGCCAGTGGTTAGCCCACCACACCTTTGCAGGCTGCTCAGCAGTCAGTGTGCGCGATGCAAAGTCAGCCATGCTGCTGTCAAATTGGCAGATTCCCTTAATGATGGCTCCTGATCCTGTTTGGGCATTAGAAGCCTCTCCAGTGCCGGGACTGTGGGATCTGCCTGCCCCAAGAGTTGCAGTTGCCCTCCGCTCTCATCCTCACCTGACATCTGAACGGCTCCAAACCCTAACTCAAGCCTTAATTGATTTTCAAAAAGCGACCCAAACTTGTATTCTGCTCATTCCCTTTCAACCTGTTCAAGATCTTGCCATTGCTGAAGCAATCCAGCCTCAATTACCTGGATTCAGCCGCATTCTCACCCTGACCGATCCCCAGCAGTTGAAAGGCTTGTTTCAAGGGGTTGAGATGACGATCGCGATGCGCCTCCATGCATTGATTATGGCTGCAAGTGCTGAAAGCCGCTGTTATGCCATCAGCTACGACCCTAAAGTGAGCCAACTTATGTCTGAACTGGAAATGCCCGGTTGGACCTTAAACGAGATCCCTGCTGATGCTCACCGCATTACTCATGCATGGCTAGAACATTACGCCAATGGTGATGCGCTCTCGAAGACCCAAATTCAGGGGATCGTCGATCGTGCCTTGCTGCACCAAGAAGTTTTACAGACAGCTTTACACTAA